Within the Bradyrhizobium cosmicum genome, the region ATTTCCCGGTTCGCGGCGGGCTGTTCGCCGCCAAGCGCACCGTGCGCGCCGTCGACAACGTCTCCTTCTCCGTCGCCAAGGGCGAGACGGTCGGCATCGTCGGCGAGTCCGGCTGCGGCAAGTCGACCACCGCACGTCTCCTGATGCATCTGATGCCGCGCGATACCGGCGACATCATCTATGACGGCATGACCGTCGGGCAGTCGCTGAGCTTGCGTGAACTTCGCCGCGGCATGCAGATGGTGTTTCAGGACTCTTACGCCTCGCTCAATCCGCGCCTGACGATCGAGGAGTCCATCGCCTTCGGCCCGAAAGTGCACGGCATGGCGGACGGCACGGCCCGGGCACTGGCGCGCGAGCTGCTCGGCAAGGTCGGCCTGGTCCCTGCAAACTTCGCCAACCGCTATCCGCACGAGATCTCCGGTGGCCAGCGCCAGCGCGTCAACATCGCGCGTGCGCTCGCGCTGTCGCCGAGGCTGGTGATCCTCGATGAAGCCGTTTCCGCGCTCGACAAATCCGTCGAGGCGCAGGTGCTCAACCTGCTCGCCGATCTCAAGCGCGAATTCGGCCTGACCTATCTCTTCATCAGCCACGACCTCAACGTCGTCCGCTACATCTCGGACCGCGTGCTGGTGATGTATCTCGGCGAGGTCGTCGAGCTCGGCCCGGTCGACCAAGTCTGGGACAGTCCCGCGCATCCCTACACGCGCGCGCTGCTCGCGGCGATGCCGTCCTCCGACCCGGATCGCCGCACCGAGAAGCCGCCGATATCGGGCGATCCGCCCAACCCGATCGATCCGCCGCCGGGCTGCCGCTTCCACACCCGCTGCGCATTTGCGGAGCCGCTCTGCGCAAATGCCGCACCAAAGCTCACGGCCGTCGATACAATGGGCCACGAGGCGGCGTGCTACATGGCGATCCCGGGTTCAGGCCATAGCCGCGCGCCCGCAAAGGAAACCGCATGACGAGACCGACACCCAAAGAGATCAAGCCGATCGCGCAAGTCGCCGGCGTCCCCGTCGATGACGAGATCGCAACGCGTATCTCCAATTCGATCGGACCGGCCTTCGAGGGTTTTGAAGCCATCGCCGGCACGTTGCCGTTCGACCTCGAGCCCGCGCTCTATCCGATCGCGCAGACGCTGAAGGTGTCGAAATGAGCACTGAGCCTGCATTGATGACGCTCACCGAGGTCGCGCGTGCGATCGCGATGAAGCAGGTGTCCTCGCATGAGGCGACGCGCGCGCTGCTGCATCGCATCGCGCAGTGGCAGCCGCATCTCAACGCCTTCATGTCGATCGAAGCGGAGGCTGCATTGAAGGCGGCCGAGGCCGCCGACGCCGAGCTCGCCAAGGGCAAGGTGCGCGGTCCGCTGCATGGCGTACCGCTGGCGCACAAGGACATGTATTACGATGCCGGCAAGGTCTCGACCTGCGGCTCGCTGATCCGCCGCGATTTCGTGCCGACCGTGACGTCGACCGCCCTGCAGCGGCTGAAGGACGCTGGCCAGGTTCGCCTCGGTACGCTGCACCTGGCCGAATTCGCCTACGGCCCGACCGGGCACAACGCCCATTACGGTCCGGTGCGCAATCCCTGGAATGTCGCGCACATCACCGGCGGCTCGTCGTCCGGTTCCGGCTCGTCGGTCGCCGCGCGCCTGACGTTTGCCGCGCTTGGCTCGGACACTGGCGGCTCGATCCGCATGCCCGCGCATTTCTGCGGCGTCACGGGCCTGAAGACCACCGTCGGCCGCGTCAGCCGCGCCGGCGCGATGCCGCTGTCGCAATCGCTCGACACCGTCGGCCCGCTCGCGCGAACCGCGGAGGATTGCGCGTTGCTGCTGGCCTTGATGGCGGGTCTCGATCCCGCAGATTCGACCACCAGCCACGAGCCGCTGTCGGACTATGTCGCGGCGACCAAGGGCTCGCTGAAGGGTCTCAAGATCGGCGTGCCCACGTCGTTCTATGTCGACGATCTCGACAGCGAGGTCGCGCGCGTGCTCGACGAGACCATCGCGGTGCTCAAGCGCGAAGGCGCCGACATCGTCAAGGTCGAGCTGCCGGACCAGCGGCAATTGTCGTCGGCAAGCCAGCTCGTGCTCGCGGCGGAAGCTGCCGCCTTCCACAAGCGCTGGATGATCGAGCGTCCGCAGGATTACGGCCCGCAGGTCTTGATGCGGCTTCAGAACGGTCTCGCCGTTCCCGCCATCACCTATCTCGAAGCGATGCGCTGGCGCGGTCCGGCCCTCGCGGCTCACAATGCAGCCACAGCCGGCGTCGACGCGATCATCGCGCCGGCCTCGCCGGTACCGGCACCGACCATCGAGGAGAGCGACGTCGGCGGCGGACCGAGCGCGCCGGCCATGGTGCAGCGCCTGACGCTGTTCACCCGTCCGGTGAACTATCTCGGCCTGCCGTCGCTCACTGTTCCCTCCGGCTTCACCAAGAGCGGCCTGCCGGTCGGCATGCAGCTGATCGGCCGCTCCTTCGACGAGGCGACCCTGCTCACCATCGGCGCGGCGTTCCAGCGCGTCACCGACTATCACGACCGGATACCCAAGCTGCCGTCATGACAAAGCTCGTCGACATCTCGGGTCTCAACATCCGCTTCACCGGCGAGCGCACGGTCTATGCCGTGAACGATCTCAGTCTCTCGCTAGGTGACGGAGAGGTGCTGGGCCTGCTCGGTGAGTCCGGTTCGGGCAAGAGCGTGACATTGCGTGCGCTGATGCGGCTATTGCCGAAGAAGCGCACGCAGATCACGGGCAAGGTCAACGTCATGGGCCGCGACGTGCTGGCCATGAATGACGAGGAACTCTCGTCGTTCCGCGGCCAGACCGTGTCGATGATCTTTCAGGAGCCCGCGCTCGCGCTCGATCCGGTCTACACCATCGGCGCGCAGATCGCCGAGAGCGTCGTGCGCCACGAAGGCAAGTCG harbors:
- a CDS encoding amidase, which encodes MSTEPALMTLTEVARAIAMKQVSSHEATRALLHRIAQWQPHLNAFMSIEAEAALKAAEAADAELAKGKVRGPLHGVPLAHKDMYYDAGKVSTCGSLIRRDFVPTVTSTALQRLKDAGQVRLGTLHLAEFAYGPTGHNAHYGPVRNPWNVAHITGGSSSGSGSSVAARLTFAALGSDTGGSIRMPAHFCGVTGLKTTVGRVSRAGAMPLSQSLDTVGPLARTAEDCALLLALMAGLDPADSTTSHEPLSDYVAATKGSLKGLKIGVPTSFYVDDLDSEVARVLDETIAVLKREGADIVKVELPDQRQLSSASQLVLAAEAAAFHKRWMIERPQDYGPQVLMRLQNGLAVPAITYLEAMRWRGPALAAHNAATAGVDAIIAPASPVPAPTIEESDVGGGPSAPAMVQRLTLFTRPVNYLGLPSLTVPSGFTKSGLPVGMQLIGRSFDEATLLTIGAAFQRVTDYHDRIPKLPS
- a CDS encoding ABC transporter ATP-binding protein, whose product is MSETNTPVAMLEPIEDLGGAAQPLLQVNGLTKHFPVRGGLFAAKRTVRAVDNVSFSVAKGETVGIVGESGCGKSTTARLLMHLMPRDTGDIIYDGMTVGQSLSLRELRRGMQMVFQDSYASLNPRLTIEESIAFGPKVHGMADGTARALARELLGKVGLVPANFANRYPHEISGGQRQRVNIARALALSPRLVILDEAVSALDKSVEAQVLNLLADLKREFGLTYLFISHDLNVVRYISDRVLVMYLGEVVELGPVDQVWDSPAHPYTRALLAAMPSSDPDRRTEKPPISGDPPNPIDPPPGCRFHTRCAFAEPLCANAAPKLTAVDTMGHEAACYMAIPGSGHSRAPAKETA